Sequence from the Verrucomicrobiia bacterium genome:
GGCCAGCGCGATGACGCCGCCCGTGAATATGAGGAGATTCCCGAGCCACGTCAGCACGACGGCACCGGAATCCCCCCATCCGAACAGGTACGCCCATGCGTGACCGTGGAAGTGATCGGCCGCGTACTCGGACTGCCCGGTGATCCCGGCAATCACGTACAGCGAAAGGGGAAGCCCGTACATCTCCGCGTACAGAGCCACCACGAACGCCTGTGCGACGCCCATGGAACGCCACGCCACGCGGGTCTTGGGACGCAGGACGCCGTAGACGAATCCCCCGGCAAGGAGGATGTAACCAAGGGTCAGCCACGGATTGCCGTAGCCGATGCCCATCAGGTCGGAGAACCGGTCTGCCACAGCGCAGTTTATCGCGGGTTCCGGGAATCCCAAACGCGACGCGCCCTCTCACCTCGGTGCGTTGATTGAGGGGCAAACGCCATGACCAACCCCGGGGGAGTTTCCGCCCCCGTGCCCCGGAGGGCCCGGTGCACGCGATGAAGACGCCGGATCCACCAGGGCTCCGCCTTGGAGTCTCCCGGGGCTTGTTGGACGGTGACCGTGGGAAGTCCGTCCGCGGGTTCGCCGGATCGCGGATCGAGCCGGTGCCGAGATTGTCGTGGAGACGAAGTGGTGTCCGCTGGCCCATGGCGTGCTCGCCCGGGGACATTTCATTTGACGCGGCCTCGGGGTCTCCGCGACAACCACGTCGTTCCGGTTCCTGCTAACGCAATCTCCAAATCCCTCCCGAGGAAATCTCCATGTTCGCCGTTGTCCGTCACTACCACTTCAAGGCCGAGGACGGCCCGAAGATTGACCGCATGGTTCGCGAGGAGTTCGTGCCGCTGATCAAAAAGGCCCCGGGATTCATTCGCTACTACTGGCTCGATACGGGTGCAGGCGAAGGAGCGTCCGTCAGCGTGTTCAAGAACAAGGCGGGCGCCGACGAGTCCATCCGGCTGGCAGCCGAATACGTCCGGGAACATGCCGGCAAACTCCTGACCCAGAAGCCCGAAGTCATTGAGGGTCCGGTGAAGGCCCACGACTGATCTCCAGGGCAATGCCGACGCTCGCCGTTGGCCCGAAGGCCCGACAAGTCCCTTTGGTCGGGACGCGAGGGAATCGGCGGGGATCCACCCGCTCCGGCAGCCGGATCGTCCATGATGGAAAGCCCGACGGAACTGTTCGACGCCGGCCCGTGCTCCAGTCGGAGCTCCTCTCCGTTCATCCGGGGACATCGGTTCCCTTGCGGTGAACACTCTGCACGATGAAGAGCGGTCTCCCCTTGAGTTGCTCATGGATTCGGCCCAAGTACTGGCCAAAGATCCCCAGCACGAGCAGTTGGGCGCTGCCGACAAAGGTGATGACAATCATGAGGCTGGTCCAGCCCTGGGGGGTGCGGCCGACGAACCACCATGAATAAAGGGAGTAGAGGATCAGAAACAAGCTGCCGACTCCCAGGAGCACCCCGCCATAGCTGGCCAGCTTGAGCGGGCGGGTGGACGAGGTAAAAACCCCATCCGCGGCCAACTGGACCAACCGGCTCCACGGATACTTGGTTTCGCCGGCGTAGCGCCTGTCGCGATCATAGGGTAACGCCACCTGCCGGAATCCCACCCAACTGATCATGCCGCGCAGGAAGCGATGCCGTTCCGGCATCTGCAGGATCACCTCCAGGACGCGGCGCGAAATCAGCCGGAAGTCTCCCGTGTCGAGGGGAATGGGATGGTCGGAGAGGTGGCTCAACATCCGGTAGAAAACGGCACACGCGCCGCGCTTGACCGGGTGATCCCCCAGGCGGCTGCGACGCTGCGCGTAAACGACTTCGGCGCCCTGATCCATGAAGGCCAGCATGTCCGGCAACAATTCCGGTGGATCCTGCAAATCCGCATCCATGATCAGAATGCGCTCCCCGGTGCAATGATGCAATCCGGCGGAAAGCGCCAGTTGATGCCCGTGATTTCGGGAGAGGTTCACCACCACCAGGGCGGGGTCACCAGCCACCAGATTCAGCAGAAGAGCAAACGTCTCATCGGTCGAACCGTCGTTCACCGCCACAATCTCGTAGGACGTTCCCAGCGCGTCGCCCACGGCCTTGACCCGGCGGTGCGTCTCCGTGATGACCAGGGCCTCGTTGTAACATGGCAGGATGAACGAGACCAATGGCCGGGCGGCAACGTGGATTGGAGTCGGGACGCTCATGAGCACCGGGGCTGGAGCCGTTCCGTTGCCGGTTGATGCCAGACGAACAACGCGAGCAGGACGATGAAGATCAGCGTCATCGCCGGGTGCCAGATCAGGGCAAAAGAATTCCCGAGCCACGGCCGCAGCATCCCCGGCAGAACTCCCATGGAAAGGGACATCGTCCCGAGCACGCGGCCGCGATGAACCGAGTCCGGGTTGCTGAGCCAGTCCACCGCCCAGAACCCCAGTGCGGGTGCCAGAATGCCGTAGCTGTTGGTCTCATTCATGGGATTAAAGAGCATCAGGTATGAGGTGGCCAGGGCATGGAGCCACATCGCCTGCAGCGGCTCCCTCAGCCGCCGGGCACCGAACCACCACAGTGCGGCGGTGACCAGGCCCGCCGTGGCCCGGGCGATCGTAGAGGCCTGGGGTGGCAGCTCTGTGCCAAAGGTGCGCAGGATTCCGTTCAAGTCGGCGAACCGGTGCTCGGAGACGGCGGCACAATCCCTGAGATTCCTTCCAAGGTCCCGGTACTGCGCGACGACGTATGCCGGCGGCCCGAAAAGCAGCGGCAGCGCGATCAGCGTGACAAGCCCAAGGGCGATGCGCCAACGCAGCGGCACGTAGACCAGGGGGGCGAGCAAAACCATGACCGCGCCCAGCGGTTTAATGGCCAGCGTCAGGACGATCAAAGCGGCCGCCCGGTGCCACTGGCGACAGGCCAGGCAGCCGGCGGCGTGCAGCAGCACGCCGCCCAGCAGCGCATTGGCCTGCCCGGTTTGCAGCGAGCCCAGGCACAGCGGCAACGCAATAATCGTCGCCCCCAGGAACCAGCGCGCCCAATCCGTCTCAAAGCGCAGCCGCACCACTCGCGCCAGTCCGGTGGCGACGACCGCGGCCGAAAGCAATCGCCAGAGGATGTCTCCCGCCGGAGCAGGCATGCGGTTGAACGGCGTGAACAGAATCGCGAATTGGGGCAGGTAGTTCATGCCGCCCGGCCCTTGATACAGCGGCTCGCGCGACCACCAGTGGGTGCTGGCCTCCCGATAGAGCGGAATCACGGTCCGCTTGGAAGGACGCGCAAAAACCATGATGCTAATCACCACCATGGGCACCACCCAAAAGGCAACGGCGACCATCAGGAGACGGCGGGATCGTCTCCGGGCGACGCTGCTGTCGCCGAACTCGTTTTGCGCTGCAGCCGGCGTCGGGACGACCGGCGGACGGGCGATGGAGTCCACGGTCAAAATCCTGATCAGCACGTGGGTCCGGAACCAGTGGAAATTTGAACCGCCCTGCCCCGGGGGCTGCCATCGGCTCCATGGAATCGGTGGCGATTCCTTCGCAATCCTTGGACACGCGCCCCTGAAAACTGCTACCGAAACGACATGAGCTTCCGGGTCTCGGTGTGGATCCTGATCGGCATGGTTTCATCCAACGCGCAAACGGAGTCGCTGCGCCCGGTCTCCGGACCTCATATCACCCGGTCCGAAGTGCTGGCCCCACGCGGGATGGTCTGCACCAGCCATCCCCTCGCGACCCAGGCCGGAGTGGAGGCGCTGCGGGCCGGCGGCTCGGCTGTGGACGCCGCCATCGCCGCCAACGCCTGTCTTGGACTGATGGAACCGGTCAGTTGCGGGATCGGGGGCGATCTGTTTGCCCTGGTCTGGGATCCGGAAACCCGGCGGCTCCAAGGGTTGAACGGCAGCGGACGGTCCCCCCGATCCTTGACCCTGGAGGCGCTGCGCGAACGGGGATTGGAGTTCATCCCGGCCTACGGCCCCCTTCCGGTGACGGTGCCCGGGTGTGTGGACGGCTGGTTCACGCTCCATGCGCGGTTTGGGCGGCGTCCCATGGCATCGAACCTCGCTCCTGCAATCGCCTATGCCCGCGACGGATTTCCGGTGACGGAGATCATCGCCGCGGCGTGGGCCCGCAACCTGGAAAAAGTGGGCTCGTACCCCAACGTTGCCGGGCTTTACGCGCCGGCCGGCCGGGCCCCACGCACTGGCGAACGATTCCGGAATCCGGGTCTTGCGACCACTTATGAACAAATGGCCGCCGGGGGTCGGGACGTCTTCTACCGCGGCGCACTGCCGCGGACCATTGCGGCCTTCCTCAAGTCCGAGGGCGGGTTTCTCGACGAGGCGGATTTCGAGAACCACACCTCGACCTGGGTGGATCCCATTTCAACCCGGTACCGGGACCATGAGGTCTGGCAGTTGCCGCCCAACGGACAGGGACTGTCGGTCCTGCAGATGTTGAACCTGCTGGAGGGGGATGACCTGCGGGCGGCCGGGTTTGGCAGTGTGGCGGCGATGCATCGGTTCATCGAGGCCAAGAAGCTCGCGTTCGCCGACCGGGCGCGGCTGTATGCCGACCCGGACTTCTTCAAGACCCCGGTCGCCACGCTGGCGTCCAAGGAGTATGCCGCACGGCGGCGGCACCTGATGGACCCCGAGCGGGCGGCCCTTGAGGATGCCCCCGGGATCCCCGCGCTCAAGATCAGCGACACCGTGTACCTGTGCGCGGCCGACGAGCGGGGGATGATGGTATCGTGGATCCAGAGCAATTTTCGCGGGATGGGCAGTGGCGTGGTGCCGCCCGGGCTCGGCTTCATGCTGCAGGATCGCGGCGAGGCCTTCGATCTGACCCCCGGTCGTCCAAACACCTACGCACCCGGCAAGCGACCGTTCCACACCATCATCCCGGGTTTCCTGACGCAGGATGGGGAGCCCGTGATGGCCTTCGGCGTAATGGGGGGCGACATGCAGCCGCAAGGTCATGTGCAGGTGCTGGTCAACCTGCTGGATCACGGGATGAGCCTTCAGGCGGCGGGCGATGCACCCCGCATCTACCACACGGGATCCAGTGAACCCACGGGGCGCACGATGACGAACGGCGGCGTGGTCCACCTGGAGCCCGGATTTTCCGCGGACACGGTGGCAGCCCTTGAAGGGCGGGGGCATCGAATCGTCGTGGAAAAGGGGGAAATCTACGGGGGGTACCAGGCGGTGATGTGGGATCGCACCAACCGGGTGTGGATCGGCGCCAGCGAGTCGCGGAAGGACGGCCAGGCGGCCGGCTACTGACCGTCGCCGGACGCCGTCAACGGGCGCGCGACGTCAGGGCCGCCTTGCCGATGTCGGTGATCACATCCCAGGCCGGTCCCGGGAACTTGTGCATGCCGGTCATCACGTCCTCGAAGGCGTCGTGGAACCAGCGCACGTCCGTCTCGCTGATGACCAGCGGGGGCAGGAGCTTGACCACGTCTATCGCGTGTCCGGCCACCTGGGTGATGATGTGGTGCCGGCTCATCAGGGGCATGACACAGGCCTGCGGAAACAGGCTCTTGTCGAGGCCGTGGCAGATGCTCCACGCCGTCTTCAGGGTCAGCGAACGGGGGGATCCGAACTCGATGCCGAGCATCAGTCCGCGCCAGCGAACCTCCTTGATGAACTCGAAGCGCGGGATCATCGCCCGCAGTCCCTCGCCCAGCAGGTTGCCCATCCGCTCCGCATTGGCCATCAACTGGTGGCGGTCGAGGACATCCAGCGCTGCAAGCCCGGCGGCCATGGCGAAGTTGCCCTGGCTGAACGTCGAGCTGTGCACCACCGAACGTTGCATGCTGGAAAACACCTTGTCGTGGATCCAGCGCTTGCACAGCACCGCCGCCACCGGGACGAAGCCGGCCGAGAGGGATTTGGAGAGCACCACGATGTCGGGATCCACCCGGGGGCCATCGTGTTCGATGGCGAGGAACTTTCCGGTGCGCCCCATCCCCGACTGAACCTCGTCATCAATGAACAGTGCGCCATGCTTGCGGCAGAGGCGCTGGGCGGCCAGGAGGTATCCGGGGGCGGCGATGTAGACGCCCTTGCCCTGGATGGGCTCCACGACAAAGGCGGCAACATCCCCGCGCTTCAGTTCCTGTTCGAGGGCGTCGAGGTCGTTGAAGTCAATCATCCGGCAGTCGGGCAGATAGGGCTCGAACCCCGAGCGGAAGCTTTCGTCGCCGTTCACCGACAGCGCGCCGTACGTCAGTCCGTGGTAGGCCTTCTTGCAGTAGATGATCCCCGGGCGGCCGGTGGCGCACTTGGCGTACTTGATCGCCGCCTCCACGCCCTCCGCACCGGAATTCGCGAAAAAGACCATGTCCAGTTCATTGGGCATCCGGCGCTTGAGCTCCGCGGCAAGCACCCCCGCAAGGAGCGGCGCCTCCATCTTCACCAGGCTGGGGTAGTCCGTCTGCAGGAAGTCCATGAGCACGCGCCGGACTTCGGGATGATTGCGCCCCAGGCCGAACACGCCGTAGCCCGAGAGCATGTCGAGATACTTCGTGCCCTGAATGTCCCAAAGGTACGGACCTTCCCCGCGGATGTAGCAGTGGTCGAACCCGATCGTCTTCAGCGTCCGCACGTTCGCGGGATTGACGTGCGCCGCGTGCAACTCGTAGTTGCGGCCCTGGTGCTCCTGCAGGAGCGCCCGGATGTCGAGGCCGGACGGACGCGCCGCCGGGGTCGAAGTCTCCATCAGCATCGAAAACACATCCTCCCTGCGACCCGCCCGCGCAAGTCCGGCGTGGCCCGTCCCCGGGGACTTCCGGGAACCGCGTTTGCAGAAGTCCGGCTACTTCAAGCTTGAGTTTGCAGCCGGGGTTGGGCGAGAAGGCTCGCGTGTTTCCCGAGGTGCGTCCCGTGCTTCCGGCCCTCGTCGTGGCGGGCCTTCTTGCCGCCGGGTGTTCTTCATCCGGCACTCCCGGTCCGCTGGCCTCCGGGGCGCCGGCCGCCGCGTATCCGCCCACCGACCCGCTGCGGATCGAGCTGCTCCCGTGGGCGCCCGCGCGGGACCACGAGCGCGTGGCGGAAATCACCATCGTGCCGGCACGGGGATCCACGCGCGCGATGATCGAGGCGTCCCTGATGGAGTCCGCGGCGGCCGTGGGTGGCCATGCCGTGTTTGTGGTGTCCGACCCGGGGCATCGGCTGAAGCTGGTGCAGGTGGACCCCCTCCCGTCGGAGCGTTCGCAGCCGTACCCGACCAACGGCATCGTGGCCGTGGCCATCCGCTACCCATGACCCCGCCGGGCCCGCCCCGGAAACCCGCTGGACCGTGCCCCGGTCTTCGCGAACCTTGCGGGGAACATGACGTTATCCAGCCCGGTTCCCGTGGACACCACGGACCCCGTCAACGCGAAGATCCTGTCCGTCAGCGAGGACCGGATTCAGGGGTTTAGCGCGGATCCGCTTGGGGAGATCAGCCGGCTGTCGGGGGTTTCGCTGCCGGACGTCATTGTCCGGCTCCGGGCCCTGATGGAGGCGGGTGTCATCCGGCGCGTGCGCCAGACGTTGCTTGCCACCAATCTGGCCGATGGCGCCCTGTGTGCGTGGCAGGTGCCCTCCGACCGGCTGGAGGCGGCATTCGACTTCCTGTTCCAGCAGGACCCGTTCAGCGGCCATGTGGTCATCCGGTCCACGGACGCCGCAACACCGGGATCCAACTACCGGCTCTGGACCACGCTGAAGGTGCCGCAGGGGTATTCGCTGGAGCGGCACGCGGCGTGGCTGGCCGGGCGCATCGGGGCCGCGCATCACCGGCTGATGCCCGCCCGCAGGGTGTTCACCCTCGGGGTGGGCCATGTGCGCCGGCGCGGCATGGAGCCGGGAAGCCGTGCAGACACCCCGGCGGAGGCGGTGGAGGTGCAGGTGGCCCGCCTCAACGAGC
This genomic interval carries:
- a CDS encoding isoprenylcysteine carboxylmethyltransferase family protein, translated to MADRFSDLMGIGYGNPWLTLGYILLAGGFVYGVLRPKTRVAWRSMGVAQAFVVALYAEMYGLPLSLYVIAGITGQSEYAADHFHGHAWAYLFGWGDSGAVVLTWLGNLLIFTGGVIALAGWRQIHRARGGFVTEGLYRRIRHPQYTGFFLFLAGSLINWPTFPTLLMFPVLLWLYQRLARQEEAEAERTFGALYAEYRQRTGRFAPLWSR
- a CDS encoding glycosyltransferase family 2 protein; translated protein: MSVPTPIHVAARPLVSFILPCYNEALVITETHRRVKAVGDALGTSYEIVAVNDGSTDETFALLLNLVAGDPALVVVNLSRNHGHQLALSAGLHHCTGERILIMDADLQDPPELLPDMLAFMDQGAEVVYAQRRSRLGDHPVKRGACAVFYRMLSHLSDHPIPLDTGDFRLISRRVLEVILQMPERHRFLRGMISWVGFRQVALPYDRDRRYAGETKYPWSRLVQLAADGVFTSSTRPLKLASYGGVLLGVGSLFLILYSLYSWWFVGRTPQGWTSLMIVITFVGSAQLLVLGIFGQYLGRIHEQLKGRPLFIVQSVHRKGTDVPG
- a CDS encoding DUF2029 domain-containing protein; this translates as MDSIARPPVVPTPAAAQNEFGDSSVARRRSRRLLMVAVAFWVVPMVVISIMVFARPSKRTVIPLYREASTHWWSREPLYQGPGGMNYLPQFAILFTPFNRMPAPAGDILWRLLSAAVVATGLARVVRLRFETDWARWFLGATIIALPLCLGSLQTGQANALLGGVLLHAAGCLACRQWHRAAALIVLTLAIKPLGAVMVLLAPLVYVPLRWRIALGLVTLIALPLLFGPPAYVVAQYRDLGRNLRDCAAVSEHRFADLNGILRTFGTELPPQASTIARATAGLVTAALWWFGARRLREPLQAMWLHALATSYLMLFNPMNETNSYGILAPALGFWAVDWLSNPDSVHRGRVLGTMSLSMGVLPGMLRPWLGNSFALIWHPAMTLIFIVLLALFVWHQPATERLQPRCS
- a CDS encoding gamma-glutamyltransferase family protein, whose amino-acid sequence is MSFRVSVWILIGMVSSNAQTESLRPVSGPHITRSEVLAPRGMVCTSHPLATQAGVEALRAGGSAVDAAIAANACLGLMEPVSCGIGGDLFALVWDPETRRLQGLNGSGRSPRSLTLEALRERGLEFIPAYGPLPVTVPGCVDGWFTLHARFGRRPMASNLAPAIAYARDGFPVTEIIAAAWARNLEKVGSYPNVAGLYAPAGRAPRTGERFRNPGLATTYEQMAAGGRDVFYRGALPRTIAAFLKSEGGFLDEADFENHTSTWVDPISTRYRDHEVWQLPPNGQGLSVLQMLNLLEGDDLRAAGFGSVAAMHRFIEAKKLAFADRARLYADPDFFKTPVATLASKEYAARRRHLMDPERAALEDAPGIPALKISDTVYLCAADERGMMVSWIQSNFRGMGSGVVPPGLGFMLQDRGEAFDLTPGRPNTYAPGKRPFHTIIPGFLTQDGEPVMAFGVMGGDMQPQGHVQVLVNLLDHGMSLQAAGDAPRIYHTGSSEPTGRTMTNGGVVHLEPGFSADTVAALEGRGHRIVVEKGEIYGGYQAVMWDRTNRVWIGASESRKDGQAAGY
- a CDS encoding aspartate aminotransferase family protein, which produces METSTPAARPSGLDIRALLQEHQGRNYELHAAHVNPANVRTLKTIGFDHCYIRGEGPYLWDIQGTKYLDMLSGYGVFGLGRNHPEVRRVLMDFLQTDYPSLVKMEAPLLAGVLAAELKRRMPNELDMVFFANSGAEGVEAAIKYAKCATGRPGIIYCKKAYHGLTYGALSVNGDESFRSGFEPYLPDCRMIDFNDLDALEQELKRGDVAAFVVEPIQGKGVYIAAPGYLLAAQRLCRKHGALFIDDEVQSGMGRTGKFLAIEHDGPRVDPDIVVLSKSLSAGFVPVAAVLCKRWIHDKVFSSMQRSVVHSSTFSQGNFAMAAGLAALDVLDRHQLMANAERMGNLLGEGLRAMIPRFEFIKEVRWRGLMLGIEFGSPRSLTLKTAWSICHGLDKSLFPQACVMPLMSRHHIITQVAGHAIDVVKLLPPLVISETDVRWFHDAFEDVMTGMHKFPGPAWDVITDIGKAALTSRAR
- a CDS encoding Lrp/AsnC family transcriptional regulator — protein: MTLSSPVPVDTTDPVNAKILSVSEDRIQGFSADPLGEISRLSGVSLPDVIVRLRALMEAGVIRRVRQTLLATNLADGALCAWQVPSDRLEAAFDFLFQQDPFSGHVVIRSTDAATPGSNYRLWTTLKVPQGYSLERHAAWLAGRIGAAHHRLMPARRVFTLGVGHVRRRGMEPGSRADTPAEAVEVQVARLNELEWRVLVALKREFRPEELVPDLWVPRAAEAGVPLPVFLEVAADLTARRILGRFSTFLEHVKPLATGERVTRFNALFHWAVPPGREMDAGREVGRHHIMTHAYWREGGPEFRNVNIMGVAHGTDKELVLAHKAAIDRHLVEAGIEPAYTNVFWGGRSEIKPSEISPMAYAAWCREMGLDPESMRP